taaatatatgattgaattgaatattatatatacattattatttaattttataattaccaTTCTTACCCTACTAAAACCTCCTCAggtcactccatattttacatagaaaaaaatctaaacaaaacttttctttaaaatagagcaactcttctaaattaaaaataatttcgtattaattgtttaatattatttggtcaaattaaaaacaataataaaacataCAACGCGTGTAAATCTTTGAGtaaatctcttgtgagacagtctcacgaatttttatctgtgagatgagtcaatcctaccgatattcacaataaaaagtaatactcttagcataaaagtaataatttttcatggatgactcaaataagagattcggtccacgaaattgatctgtgatACCGTcacacaagagtttttgtgtacaTCTTTTACTAGTATATAATTAAGATTCGTGCTGTTTTACTGAAGtggtaaattaaatataaattaatcttacaaaaaattattaaaatgaattataaataaatcaaaataatctgCAAATTACGTTAGCTAAATTAAACAAAATCCATGCTTTCATATACTTTTTTTCATTcaagaaatatcattttttttcagAATTGCTGATATGACACTATATACGTCAGCGTCACATCAAATCTACATcgtaaaaatgattaaatttttcaataaaataaatataaagcaCTTATAAAACTAAAATTCGACAACATAAAGAATCAaaagtggaaaaaaaaaaaaaacagtgacATTGATATTAAAAGTGATTCTCGAGGAACCCTCagctttaaaacataaaatgtacatgttttttcctattttttttatccaaacatatAAACTTGACTTCgttttatttaagaaataatCATTCATGTACTATGTTAATTAATATTGACATATCTTTTCAAatcatcatatcatatctggtCTATCTAAAATCCTAAATTtaatatggcaaaaacttgtgtgagacggtctcacgggtcgtatttgtgagacgaatattttatttgggtcatacatgaaaaattattacttttatgttaagagtattactttttattgtgaatatgggtagggttgacccgtctcacagattaagattcgtgagacggtctcacatgagaccactccatttaatatatataaaccctaatgtaaaaaacaaaacaaaaaaatggcTATTGGAatagttattttaattaattctcaACAAAATTCTACATTTAAAAATTCCCGTACGGTtagtaattttttaatattctcACACAAAATCTCATCACCGGAAAAAATTTACACAAAAATCTATTTCATTGGCACATAATTTATAAATAGTTTCATCCGTTatgtcatttttaaaatttaaatttatgagTTTAATGTAAGATAATTGCTTGGTTTATAAATAATCCTTACGCTCTCGTATATAATCTTCTTAATTTACAACTATTTAAGTCAAATTAAAGAATGATAATAAAGTATAAAAACGAAGCTATTTTAGTCCAAGAATAATAAGACCAATAATCTATCTTTCATATCTAGCATTAATCTATAACGTCcccaaatattatattatattaatatttaaaagcagaaaaaaaaaaaggagttcATAAGTTCAAAGGACCACGGAAGAGAACTCGAATCTATTCTTCACCACAATGTTCAATTAAAAGATTCAAATTTCGAGAAGGAAAAATTCGAGCCAAGAATCTTGACACCCTCTCCACCCACCCAAGAAATCAGCCATAAAGAGAACTTTTTTAGATTATGGCATCAAATCCAATCATCCTTCGATTTGATCTCCTTTctcttctcctttttttttcatctctaaaaaaaataaagaaagaaaagataaaaaaaacgaGTGGGTTAGGCGACAGCTGGTCTAATATNTGggttaatatcatattattttaaaattattcaaaatatacatttaaattttttaaaaaaaaaattagaccacCCCAGCTAAAGCCCATGTATGCATGcatgtggctccgccactggGTGCATGGAACTTATGTACAAAATAGACCAAAAAACATGACATCCTCAGCATTATTTTCTTTATATGTAAGTAGACGTCCACATGCACGCGTAGAAAGTTCTAGCTTCGAGCCTTTATCCATATATATCGTTGATTAAGGAAAAAGATTTTAAACTATGTATATATAACAACTGACAAATAAAATctaccaaaatttcaaaatagtaTATGCATGTATTTCAATTATATATCCCATTAAATATTGATCATTGACAACGGAAAGATACATGTAACAAGTACAAGAGTTCATAATGTATCGAAGATCATTTGATAGGACATGTATGTCGTTTTAGCTAAGTATGAATAATTCGTTCGGTATAGATCAATTCATTTAACCAAAAACCAAAGTTATAATTAATGGGATACATTACGAGTACGAGCAAGAATGCATGCATGATTCAGAAAATCTGTCTATGACTAGTCGTCATTGTTTTTTATCAAATCGACAAGCTAAAAAGTTTCCCATCACATGGATTTAATTTGTCACCATAATTAAGTTAAGACTCCAACATTTCAAATCATTGCAGAATTATTACACACACAGACATATATANGATGAATGCatgcatattaaaaaaaattggttaaatACTTTTTTGGTGAATTCGagagattatattaaaattttaaactataaaaacattttttctgTCATGAGTGAcatcataatttaatttaaaagttcaaaatatataaaaagataaaaaatgtATTTCATTAGGATATGGAAGATAGATAATTAATATGCAAATTTACTAAAATGGGTTTAATGAcatatttattaaacaaaaaatagaatgttttgtaatttgaaaattggtattttttgttttattaaaaacagATCATGACACCAACGTTAGTTACTCTAGGtgtctcaaatttaataataatactagttactatgcacacgcgatgcgtgtgtgtacaatattttttattattatcgattgactaaagtgaaatttgacaaattatggagggactaaattgatatttgaattgttgaaataaaaataaaaatgtgtgttgaaattaaaaaaaaaaaaaaacaaaaaacaaaagtgtaatattaatatcatataagagtaaaattgaaaaaaaaaagttggtgtcctttctaggtagttattatcatgtcctcatacttaatataatagtatagatatatatatgcGGTGTTCACATAAATGCTCACAGTAAGTGTTGAAAAGATCAATTATATATGTGTAATAATTACATTCGAAAACGTGCTCGAATATCTGAATACATCATCActtaactttatttttattggacCATGTATTCCTTTAAATTGCCAAAGATGAGAATATTTGAAAGATTTCTTGTAGATTGATTATTTCCCCATCGAAGACCAATCAAGGCATCAAAGATTGATAGATCTAGTTCGATCGATAATAAGGAGTGATTCTAAATGACAGATGCAATTGGATAACAAGCTGTGGCAAAGATGTAAGCATATGTAAACATTTTATTGGATACATAGAGAgtgcttattatttatttgattcagatttttttttatgaaatgtatTGAACTTAAATCAATCCAAAATTAAGTAAGATCGAATTTATAATCAGGAAATTTCTCCCTTATTCATTATAATCAGGATTAGAAGACTGTATGGAAGAACTTTTGCTTATTTTCTAAAGATTATTTTGAAGTGGGTGAGAAACAAAAGTAGGAAGCTGGAAGTGTTTGGAAATATAATTCTAAATTTATTACAAACTAAAGTTCTAAAATTATATAGaaatgtattatatatatttttaaaattaatatctgCAATAAAGTatgattgaaattttataaatttcatttgAAACTCTCAAAAACTCAtatgtataaataaaatttaacatattaaaaatctccaaaaatatttataaaaatcgatagaaaatatagaatatgataaattatttaaGGATACAAATgtcaaattgtaattttaaactattaacaaaaaaaagaagcaaataAAACATATCAAACTTGTTTCTagattttggtaaaaaaatcaTAGAAGTTAAAGcagaaattaatattaataaatatctcAAAGCACTTCTAGCCAACTAGAAGCCAAGAAATGCATCCTAAAAGCTATCTCAAACACTTTCTGTGTATGCATAatgcacatatatatatatatatgatggcTCAAATGGATTGGATGCTTTATACTTTACCATTTTTATTTAAGTAGAAAGAGACCTATTCGAAAGAAATTTCTATATTACTCGATTCAAGCTTTTTCCCCGCACTACTTTCAAAATCAATCCTATGCTTGATTGGATCATCATTCTATAGCATACGAATTTAAAGATACTGTTGGGGGCATTGTCTTTAATTAAGAACTTATTCCAGTCATAGATATGGGTTTCATATATATTCCTAAATCAAGAAAAACTGTGAAATGCCATATCATAAAAATTACGGTATAAAATTATAAACCAACCAAGATCCTAGAATTAAGACGATGTCTTGGATTCGACactcaattttaataaaataacccTCTTCTCtcccaaatcttttttttttttttttggtattattGCAGTTCATCATATCCATGATATTGAAATAAATTGGTAGGTAGCTTCCTCAACCTCGCTTgcttacaaaatttttttatcaatatgaATGAATACCAATTAAGTTTAGAAAGATCTAGTGATCAAGCTAGTGGATCAATTAAATTTTGGTATTCCTTTTTCAACTTTCTGGCCGGAGAAGAATTTCGAGGAACTAAACTTGCTAAAATTCAATTGGGTCGAACATGGATGCCATTTCAGCCACTAGGACGAGTGCCTAGTGAAAAATCCAAGTGACCTCACGGATTTAGTTTGACCACAACGAATCATGGTTAATTATTCCGACAAAATCATGTGTGAGAAgatctcatgggtcgtattttgtgagacagatatcttattctggtcatccatgaaaaagtattactttttatgctaagagtattaatttttattgtaaatatcgttagggttgacccgtctcacagataaagattcgtgagaccgtctcacaagaaacctactcaatTATTCGGACCACACACAATGTAATTAACATCAGTACCATTAATTTAATCACTCCAACCAGCACGCAATTTATTGTCATTAGGTCGTTCTTTAATTTAATCACTCTTTTAATATAAACCCGTACACTAGTTAACTAACTTTTTAACCATTGTTGCATTTCCCAATTCCCCCTATTTGCCAGGGTTAGTCTGTTTAATGCtctaatataattaattacctGATTGACTCAACATGTGTAATTAGTTGTTTAACTTCCActgcatatataattaaaaattgaagTGCAATTTTCAGTTGCCGGTGTTTTTGTAATTACAAAAAAtggaaattaaatatgaaaaataattgttttccaAATTTAATTCGGAATATACTCGCACAAAGTAATTTCTAAATCTCGTTCCCTATATAAACCAGGATATGCATAGCCTATTTCAAGCCATTAAACCCAATTTGctgaatatataataaatacataatgATGAAAACAGATGTCGAAAGCCTCTGGTTTTTCGCTTTCGCGGCTTCAAAATGCGAATCCCTCACCCCTTCCACCGTCGTGATCATCGCATTTCTCTTCCTTCTTTCATGCCTCATCCTTAACCTGGTTATTTGGGCTCACCCCGGAGGCCCCGCATGGGCAAAATACAAATGGAGGAACCCCACATCATCAAAATCTCGGTCTATTCCTGGTCCAAAAGGGTTTCCTGTTATAGGCagcatgaatatgatgacagGTCTAGCCCACCATAAAATAGCTGCTGCAGCTGAAGCTTGTGGAGGAAAACGTCTCATGGCTTTCAGCCTCGGCGACACGCGGGCGATAGTCACCTGCAATCATGAGGTCGCAAAAGAAATTTTGAACAGCACAACGTTCGCCGATCGTCCGGTGAATGCAACGGCATATAACTTGATGTTCAGCCGCTCTATCGGCTTCGCGCCTTATGGCGTTTATTGGCAGACCCTGAGGAAAATAGCTTCGACCCATCTCTTCTCCCCCAAACAAATCAAAGCATCTGAGCATCAACGTCTGGAGATATCAAACGAGATGGTATCTGTATTTGCTTCAAACAAAGACGGTTTTCGCGTCAAGAATGTGCTGAAACTCGCTTCGCTTAACAACATGATGTGCTCTGTATTTGGATGGAGGTACGGACTCGATTCAGTCAACTCGGAGACGGAGGAATTGAGGTTTTTGGTCGATGAAGGATACGATTTACTAGGAAAAGTGAACTGGGCTGATCATCTCTCCTTCTTGACGGAtttcgacgtgcaaaaaatCCGGTTGAGGTGCTCCAGGCTGGTGCCACGGGTGAGCAAGTTCGTGGGCCGGATTGTGGCTGAGCACAAGGCAGAAACTAGCACGCGTAACCGTGATCTCGTAGATGTTTTGCTTTCTCTCGAGGGGACTGATAGATTGTCGGAGGCAGACATGATCGCCGTTCTTTGGGTACCATGagctttatttaattttaatttggcTGCACTTCATCaactatatttatttaaattataagacagaatgaaaatttttactttattttatcaCATAAGTATTTGAAAAATTACTAATTTTTGAGTTTGAATGGTTTTATTATATAATCATAACTAAACTTACTACAGTAGATCGTTAGTAGTCTACTACTCTGTTATTTTACGGTACTATATACATTAGTCATTTTCGTATATCCTGATTTATTTTTTCACGGGCCATAAAAAAATGTCCTTTTTGGGGTTAGTTATCATGATAAGAATATATCTTATTAGCCGCAAATGAAACATCTTCACCAGCATATATATCTTCCTATTTCGGCTTGAAAGCAACCGTTGCTTTGTTTCATATGCTCGAAAAGTAAACCTACGAGCAGTTAAACAAATTTAGTACGttcactaaataaatagttTACTTGACCAGCCACACTATTTTCAAAAAAGGCACTTGCTTAATTAGTAACTTTGTCAAGGTTCGAGAAAAAATTTCTGCTTTtgtctagtttttttttttggttatctTTATTCGCCAGAGCAAATCAATGACTAGATTCTATCTACAAACAGTTGGTTACTTTGCTATTAAAAAATATAGCATAGAGCAATTAATTATCTCTgctatttataatttttttccccttaAAATTACTTGATGTAGGAAATGATATTTAGGGGGACTGATACTGTTGCAGTCTTGATAGAATGGATATTAGCAAGATTGGTGTTGCACCCTGATGTGCAATCAAAGGTTCATGAGGAGTTGGACAAGGTTGTGGGCAGGTCGCGCACGGTAACGGAGTCGGACTTGACAGAGCTTGTGTACTTAACGGCGGTGATCAAGGAAGTGTTGAGGCTTCATCCACCGGGCCCACTTCTTTCTTGGTCCCGTTTGTCCATAAGGGACTCCGCGGTGGATGGCTATCACGTGCCTGCGGGAACCACAGCGATTGTAAATATGTGGGCCATTACGAGGGACCCACAAGTGTGGGACGATCCCTTGAGTTTTAAGCCCGAGAGATTTATGGAGGGGGAATCGTTCTCGGTGATGGGATCGGATCTGAGGCTAGCACCATTTGGGTCTGGTCGGAGGTCGTGCCCGGGTAAAACACTTGGCATGACTACGGTGAATTTCTGGGTGGCTAAGCTCTTGCATGAATTGGAGCTTGTGCCCTGTGGTCCAGGAGTAGATTTGTCGGAGGTGTTGAGGCTGTCTTGTGAAATGGTTAACCCACTGGAGATGAGAGTCAACCTCAGATGCTGAATATAGCAGCTGGATCCTGATCTGTATAAGTAGCAGAATTATGTAAGTTTATGAATAACATAAAAAGTAGTTGATGTCNCCGTCAATTAATTGTAGCTAGAAAAAGACATAACCACACGGAATTTACTCttaaaataatagaaatattGGTGAACGTCGAAGACATATGTACGTGTGTTTCTTTCGTGGTTTTACCCTATGTGGGGGTCCAGCTTACATATTTTTGAACAAATGAATAGTGAAAATTTGACCCGagaattaatgttttttttaataaaagaaaattatataatttaattgcaGATACGTTAAACAAATCGCATgcattttaataaaacaaaaaatatgtaGAAGGTTAATAAAATGAGCAGGTAGTGTAGGTGTGCGTCACCACTAATTGAAAGTCTTAAACGCATTCATCTGATTATGCCCTTTCCTTGTCTCTTCACTCCACggatttttcatttattaataataatttccagACAGGAAGGAGCCAGAAAATTTCACAGGAGATGGCGAAAGTACGTTATTGTTATTCTTCAAAAAAACactatcaaaataattattaataataaaagaattttttattGAACATTTGTGTATGTGGGTTTGGAGGGCtggtagtttttttttattaaaaaaaattgaattattaaattgaCTAAACTTGTATTTAAGAATTCGTGGAACTGTGAGGAGTTTTGACTAAATTAAAAACGGCGCAGGatgctaaaattattaaaattaaaaaaaaaattcttaatgaAATAGTTCTCTGTATCCAGACCTATTTTTTTCTGACGATGCTAATAGATAATTAAAGGACAAGAAATGAATCTTCGAGCGACGTTTTGTTTTAGTTTTAACCGTTTGAAAACTCTTTTAtggaaaaatatttaagaaatgtTTTTGGGAAATATAATatgtttgatattatatatgAGAAGATGATTTCTATTCTATTCTGTTTCTGAAATTATATATGTAGACTTTTATTTGATAATAGtattcaattatatatataatttttaattatttcaaaatttaggaTACTTAATTAATgcataatattataataaaatattttttaaaaaatgatataaatttGAATTAAGTGCATATTGATCATGATATTATTGATGAGATttattattgatgaaaatacagaaaatgaaaatgagtaaaagtaaaaatattttcacttttttttgtttgagtAGTTCACATCGAACTTTAGCCATTTTCAGGCTAATTCCaaagttttaaatgtttaggtaATTCTCAATTTAGTCTTTTCTTCTTTTCAGTATCctaatttagttatttttttttaaagaaaatttaccCTATTCAGTCATATTCTCATATTACCcatgttttctatttttttttagtgaCATTGCTATATCTATCGAGTCTGTCCGAAAGCTTGCTACGCAAAGTTTTAAGCCTATATACCATAGATTTTTTATGGTTCATCATACGtccgtataataaattaaatattttacctcTTCGACTGGAGTGTTATCGGGTCGTATCTATAGGGTTTTAAATAATGCTCTTCACATCTTAACCATACAGTCGCAATAGATAGTTCATGAAGT
This DNA window, taken from Primulina huaijiensis isolate GDHJ02 unplaced genomic scaffold, ASM1229523v2 scaffold5913, whole genome shotgun sequence, encodes the following:
- the LOC140970374 gene encoding cytochrome P450 78A3-like, with the protein product MMKTDVESLWFFAFAASKCESLTPSTVVIIAFLFLLSCLILNLVIWAHPGGPAWAKYKWRNPTSSKSRSIPGPKGFPVIGSMNMMTGLAHHKIAAAAEACGGKRLMAFSLGDTRAIVTCNHEVAKEILNSTTFADRPVNATAYNLMFSRSIGFAPYGVYWQTLRKIASTHLFSPKQIKASEHQRLEISNEMVSVFASNKDGFRVKNVLKLASLNNMMCSVFGWRYGLDSVNSETEELRFLVDEGYDLLGKVNWADHLSFLTDFDVQKIRLRCSRLVPRVSKFVGRIVAEHKAETSTRNRDLVDVLLSLEGTDRLSEADMIAVLWEMIFRGTDTVAVLIEWILARLVLHPDVQSKVHEELDKVVGRSRTVTESDLTELVYLTAVIKEVLRLHPPGPLLSWSRLSIRDSAVDGYHVPAGTTAIVNMWAITRDPQVWDDPLSFKPERFMEGESFSVMGSDLRLAPFGSGRRSCPGKTLGMTTVNFWVAKLLHELELVPCGPGVDLSEVLRLSCEMVNPLEMRVNLRC